GCCAAGTTAAAAATGTAGGGTGGAAAGCTTTATTGTATTTCCCAGCCAGCAGATATAAAGGTTACAGGCTGCCTAAGCCATTCAGTGAATACAGTTAAAAGGTGtaatgtgatgattttaacaAAGGCTTTGTTCACACTGTGACTGCTGGGTTTTATTTCAGTGGAGAAATTCTCCATCAATATCTCAGGgaaactaaatgtaaaaaacatcttaaacgCTGATGAATGATAACATGATATCACATAACATTAACACACTGTGAAGATTAATCATAGTGTGGTAAGCTTATAGATCATAATTCAAGAGCAACAGCTATAGGTTGATTTGCAAACATGTAAAATTAACATTAACCctttttaattcatgttttaaaaaaaaagtttaaataacacaacacagcacagtTAGTCCCAACCTGAAAAACAGATCAATTCAAACATTCATTCGTAATTGTTGGACAAACTGTGTGCTTGTTCTGGCTGCTTTCATATTGTCGGATTATGAGCctgttttggggttttggtTTATTAAAGCCCTTTTCATTCAACCTGTCTGTGTTAGTGTTTgcattatatttattatgttgcTTTTGTTTCACCTTCATTAACtgcgtgtgggtgtgtttgttcaTGCTTGTGTGTGACATACATCTTACTTAATGTTTGAGTATGGCGCATGTCTggtttgtttcatatttcaacAGATTATTTTATAAGTATTTACAAGGGACCCCAAACCGTCCATCCACCACATCCCAACCTCTCTCTGCTACTGAAAGGACTCCAAGTGCTCTGTCTACCTCATCTATAACTCTTTCTGCTGCTGAAATGAATACTATTCCAAACAAATCACactcaaaatggaaaatatatcaaagaaaatcaaactgttttaatgGTGAAACAGTCTTTAGGGTAGACTGATATTAAGAAAGTGTCTCAGCTTAGAGGAGCTGGTCCAGTTTGTTCCCTCCTGTTATTATCTGCccttaatattgtatgttgtaaataaaacaatgaaaacaatatcCAAAACAAATACCATTCCTATCACAATTCAACCAAAATTAGATAAAGGTTCAATAAGAGGATCAATACTTATTATAATAGGGAGACATTTCACCCAGAGTCCAACGATGACCTtacaaaacatctgaaaactctGCAACTAAAAAGAATCACACATCAACTCTATGGGTCAACTCTCAGATTTACTGTTCAcatgatacatacatacacatatataagaCATTTATActatttatacacatttggggccatgaaaacaaaactatgaagagactagtagtagtagaagcaatgtgttgttgcagccaccagatggcagcagtgtgaaggttttattactgacagcagcagcacacagcagataAAGGTAATGTGATATAAAGTGTAGAATGAGATGTAAACTATAGGTTTAAAGtgtcataaaacatgtaaacaacaacaacaataatatatcatataatgtaaatgtaaaatgtaaatgtactttatttatacagccctttacaaCAGTCCTTTcggtgtaccaaagtgctttacagcaggtaataaatacagagaggaagaagtaaaaacaattaaaaacaatagaataacagtgaaagcaataaaatacaacaaaatcaaataagataaaataagataaaagtgtCATACTACTGGGTATTAAAAGCCATCctaaaaaagtaggtttttagCCTGGACTTGAAGAGGCCCAGGTCAGAAATAATACGCATCTGGGCGGGGAGCTTATTCCAGAGCCTGGGGGCAGCAACAGAAAAGGCTCGGTCACCCCAGGGTTTGTACTTTGACCTGCAAGAGTTGATTTGTTGACCTCAGAGCTCTACCAGGATTACGAACAGTTAAAAGCTCAGATAAATACGATGGGGTGAGGCcgttaagagctttaaaaacaaacactaaaagtttaaaatcaattctataaAGGACAGGAAGCCAACGGAGGGAGTGTAaagtatattataaatattatataataaaaagaggCAGAGTTACTTTTGGAAACAGCTGAACATGTAGACTGCTGCAGGTTGTTATTGATACCAAactttgatttaataaacatgaataaatacttAGTTATTCAAAAACAGGCGGCATTTTCTCTTATTGTAGATTTcataatattaaaattatagttgaataatattattaaaataattaacactAGACTATTTTTTCACTCAGAGGaaaaccacacagcagcagcagcagccttatGTGTCCGCTGCAGGGGCTGATGGGAGGTTTGAGGACCTGTTAGAAACCACGTGGCCCTCGTCTGATCTCACAGCTCGTCCTTGTTTGGCCTCAGCTGCATCAGAGCGCCACTTCTCCCCAGGTTCACCAGAGGAAACACCACTTCACAAAATGcttttcctcccagctgctgctctgtgctgtctgtgttcaggtgagtgtttccagccaatcaggagcccACAAACTCAACCTTTaacaaacactgtcacactgaccttcatctgtgtgtctgtttctctacagcgctggttgccatggcagcacagCTGATTCAGGATGGTTTAACATTGACCAAGAGAGCTGGTGAAACAGTCTCCTTCAGCTGTCGAGGAACTGAGCAGTGTTACAGTTACGGTTATGTACTCTGGTACCagaagaaagacacagaaacattcacAGTGATTCTGAACATTGACATTAGTAGTGGTAGAGTAGATAAAGATCGTTACAATCATCCTCAGAAAGATGATTTCTCAGCTGCAAAGAATCAGACCATCTATGAGTTGCAGATCCAGACAGTTCAACTCTCACATTCAGCCACCTACTACTGCTCCTGTGTGAAACGTGAGTCCCACAGTGAGAAATGATCCCTGCAgcctgtacaaaaacctccagATGTCAAACAGTGCTTGTGACAGGAAGAGAGCAGTAAACCACAGCCCAGGTCAAATCAATAATTGAATCCTCTGGGGACCGTGAACGTCTGAACAACATTTAATTACAATCCATCCGTCCTTTGATCCAGAATCAGATCCAATCCATCTGCACTTAAGTGGAGGACCGACCAGCTGACTGACATTAGTATCCATATAGTCACACTGCTAATGTGgctaaaatcaaataaaagaagagacagTCATGTTGATATGAACATTAGACAAACACATCATGGAGATGAAATATGATTCTGCTTAAAAATGTGGATTATTTCACCTCAGCTGACACTCAACAGCAGacaggtttttgtacgacgctttttcactgtgtgtcaAGAGACGAGTACTACATCTTTGGCTCTGGAACTAAACTGTTTGTAGGTAAGTCTAAACTTTGATTTTCCTTCAGTTGTTTTATTGAAcaagttgaaaatgtgtttgtagttgtagtttctgctgcttcaggcttTACATGTTAGTTTTGTCATATTTAGTAGAGAATTCTTCATGCAGCCATTCTTACATCAAACTAATCAATAACTCCTGAAAAGAGCTTCAAATCTCACTGCACACCAcaagttattctttatttatgcatcacatcaaagtttgtttccagccaaaaagtctgatatcagtaatgttacaaataaacaggatttaatcatctcagtgattcagcagcagctgctgtttgttaaaaacaagatgatatatgatgtgaaacatcatttaataaatgttcctaaatgtcattttagaagcaaatagtcagaaatatattgtgtgttaaatatacactatatatttgtaaatggtGAAATGTATCTCatgataattgtgtttttatgatgataaatatgtttttagtagaaaatatattaatgcaTGAAGGTAAAATAGATGAATGttattacaataaatataatttaaaattaaagtgTTTAATTGATGTCAAAGATATAATGTTAAGAATATTTAAGAAAGTATGtagaaaatataatgaataagaaaacatacttattgtaatttaaaatatattattcttatatttatttgataaatctgaacatgtgttaattatattttatataaaagctgaaatatttaaaactattgATGAATTGTGTGACTGATTAGATTAAAGTATATGGTGGTAAATatacttcatataaaacattataatcatttacaaatgtaatatgaatataatatattttaaccaAGTAATAAAACTATACTTTTAATTTTACAAAGACAAATgtcatcatattatattatgttgcattatattatatttgacatatttctacatgttgaggtgattgtgttttatataaaacttaaaaatgtttcatgatgaaaaatataattattaatatattgattCACTTTTAATTGAATAAAGCATACAGTggtaattatatttaatataaaacactataattattagaaaacttattttatatgtaatttccaatcatttattttaacaaatgaaaaaaaaatctatttaaagagaaaaatgttttttacaaattaaacatgatgtagcaattgtttttaataaaagataaaagtcatgaaatgaattaaattattgattaattgatttgcTTTGAATTTATTAAACTACATggttgtaaatatattttatataaaacactataatcatgaaaaaaatgtattttctatgaGGCTGTTATGTCATGAtatatgttcagttttacaaatattattatattagtaaTTAATGTAGTGGTAAATATTGATAAAGAGTGGTACATTGTGTTTGAATCTTTCTATATGACATATGATGAGCTTCCATGATGCTTTAGTCTCATATGATTATTGATCCAGTGTCCAGTAGATGATGTTTGTGGTGTATTGATGAGTAGTTTAGTGATCATGTAGTTTCCAGGATCAGACTGAATGCAGTGCAGTGCTGTAAGCTGctgttgactgtgtgaatgtgtgtctgtgctgcttgttgctgctgtcaaactTCAGTTGAGCAGGTAGTGAAGCCCGTGGTGAGCGTGTACACAGCAGCATCCAGAGCCCACCTGGAGGGGAAGAGCTCCCTGCTGTGTCTGGCCTCAGCCATGTCTCCTCCTCTGGTCCAGTTCTcctggaaaagacagaagaagaacggCCCGCTGGAGGAGCTGACCTCTGCTGAGGGAGAGGAGCTGGAGCTCAGAGATCCGGGACGCAGCGCCTCcatcctgctgctccatcagcaaGAGGACAGCACATATAAATACCGCTGCGACGTCAAGCACGAGGGGGAGACAGTGGAGGCCCAAACAGAACAAGGTAATGAAGGCTTGGTGACTGTGTTCAGCAGTGATTCAGCTTCATCTGGAGACGctgtcagagagagcagaggagcagagcgcTGACATTTCTCACTGCAACTCCAAACATTTGActccttttctgtttcagaGGTTCCAGCTCCAGCAGCCTCCTGTCctccagagagagagtcagcagACCTGCCAGCTCTGCAGCAAGCTGACTGTAAGATCACCTGCTGCCTCTCTGCATGCTCTGACAGCTCCAATGTCCTGCTGCAGTTAGGGCTGCATATCAGTCTGTTCACTTTCTGCTCGTCATTGAAGGATTTAAACATACACTCCCTTATTCTGTTAGAGTGTCCCACAGCACAACAAGTCCCACTGAGAGAGCTTTCACTGCACAGGCTGACTAATAACACCTTTTAGGGGAGCTCGACTACATTTTAGGCTTTGAGGGTGATACAACAAGTTTAGGGAGTCtatcttaaagctgcactaatcaatagtTTTATATAGAGAAAGAATCTAATGACTAAATGAGCTTTTGAGCCTCTTTTAGCTGCTAGTTGTGGTTTTGCAGCACATTTCCTGTCTGGTTCAGTCTcagtgtttccagcagcagcagctgtttcctgataaagccactgtacactacctgcccagcagcaaacagcacacacaccatAATATGTCAGAGATGAGTTTGTTAGCTTGTTGTGGAATTATTCTGCATCCAAGTGGGAAAAACTTCACATCTATGGTAACCTGTGTGTTTTATACTTGAGTGATTTGAATAGTTATGAATTGTAGTTTATTAGTTGTGGTTTTCAAAGTTCTTAGAAgtcaaaaacaggaagtcaaatcCTGTTGTTGTATTTAATAAGGGCCTttgagctgtcagtcaaactgtAGCGGACCCCTGTCTTCATGTAAAGCTGCTCGTCCCGTGTGGAAAAGTCCAAGTTATAGTGAAGAAAATGTGATGATATTGTGATGAAATGTCCACAGTTGaacagacctgtgtgtgtgtgtgtgtgtgtgtgtgtgtgtgtgttgtgtgtgtgtgtgtgtgtgtgtgtgtgtgtcagtgctctTCCAGTCTCAGTGCagggtgctgctgctctgtgtgctgTACACAGTGCTGATAGTGAAGAGTCTGGTGTACTGCTGTGGACTCTCTCTGCTGATGATCCTCAGAAACGAGGGACCGTCCACCAACTGCACACATGCTGACTGACTGTTTCCTGCTCGCCTTTTCTCACCATCACATCTCATCAATTCATCTCATTCATCACTTTGATCAGTCTTCACAAATGTCACTTATGACGTTGTGTTGTGCTTGTTTTTACGTTTTCTCTCTTCGTGCACAAGTTAGATACAGTTgtgctaaatatataaatacatatatacacatttatatttacctTAACAGTTACTTCTTCAGCTCAGATTGTTTGATTCCTGCTTTAAACTTTGACATgtgtacagaaaataaaagcaaatacagaaaatataacTTAGTTTTTAGTTCTTTACAAacctttattatgtttattgttttatgtttaatgtattcTGCAACGTTACATTTTCTCgttttcattcataattatgATATTCTCAATAAACTGTAACAtcaatgtttgtgtttgatgaAGTTATTTGTTTGAGTTgatttttcttctaaatgtgtctctgtgttgatTTTAATGTGATATGACCCCCAAAAATATAGAGAATATTTACAAATAAAGTCTCAACAGTTACTGATTATATAACTTCATTTCAGTCTTATGATGCTCTCGTTCATTTCCAATATAGAGTCACTTCTGAATGTACAATgaagaaatatatcaaataaatcactgaaatactgatTAGCTCTTGTAGTTTTATCCAGACTAAATAGTttggtgcatttacatttaaaacatttataattaaactaaatgtacTTAGATTTATACAGCAGACATTATCTAGCAACAAttccatctccctttctgccttcgaCATGTAAAAGATTATataaacaacacaggcataagCATTGACAACATATTGTACGTCTGAATTTACCGTCcaacattttaaccctcctgttgtcctcctgggtcaaattgaccccatgtcttttgactgttccttctttctttccttccatctttccttccctccttcctcccttccttcctcccttccttctttctttcctccctctttctttattttttctttcattctttgcctccttccctctttctttgctctcacctccttccattcttccttcctcttttcctccctccctccttactcctttcctaccttccttccttccctcacttccttccttccctcacttccttccttccttccttccttccctcacttccttccttccttccttccttccttccttccctcacttccttccttccttcattcttccctccctccttactcctttccttcctccctccctccctcacttccttgcttgcttccttccttccttctttccttccttcattcttccctccctccctccttactcctttccttccttcctacactccttccttccttcattcctacctacctaccttctttaCTCCTGTCCTTACCATGTAAAAGATTATATACACAACACAGGCATAAGTGTCGACAACATATTGTACATCTGAATTTACCTTCCAACATTTTAATAGGGGTTTATCAAAACTTCATTAACTTactcttttaaaatattatgtgtttttacagctatatatttatatacagccTCAAATGTAACTTGACCAACCCCTGAACATCAAATTAAACTTTCAACAATATCATAGCTGCTGTTCTCATCTGACTGTCATCATGAACAAAacagtttatattattttgcttttttcctcGCCTATAAGGATGTTGATGtataatatgaacattaaaCTGTTATATCAGGATAACTTCATAAAGTATGTAAATATGAGCAATGGAAGAGTTCAGCATTTTATtaatagtttcattttttaaatgttatataatgttcaacataatgattcattttattttaatgttttttcttattctaGTTGCACTTTGATTTTTGCTTTAATGTCTACTAAACACACTTTAcaacatattttctgttttaatgaagAACAAGCTTAAAACCAGATAAGTCAAAGtgtaaatcatttatttgaacattttgagctactttttttaaaggtttcttgttgtatagaaataaataaataatataataaccaCTGTCATGTCTTACAAGagtattttgtcattttcttgtttttgtttctgtcacttttctttcattccagTTTTCAGTCTGATCTATATGTTATGTTTGTTAGCTCAGCTGCTCTTATTTTGCTTTAAAGTAGGGTTGTTAAACGACTAATTTAtaaaatcgcgattaatcgcagaattgccatagttaatcgcgttttgaattgcatgactgcatcataataaataaatcctgttattttccatttgaaggcagttttaagcccataatgtaaagcatttcttaccagagtgtcttaactgggaatcaatcacggctctgctgcgactcccacactccaaaatggtcctttggtggagctaaTCGCGATaaacgtgttaacgctgacagccctactttaaagtaataaacaggatgattgacagattgatGCTGAGagtcagtttgttttttcaccatgagttactgtaaaatatatatcaCAAAGCAATAGGTGCTGCTTCTGAGTCCTTTCTTGGATCCTCCTTTT
This portion of the Scomber japonicus isolate fScoJap1 chromosome 14, fScoJap1.pri, whole genome shotgun sequence genome encodes:
- the LOC128372589 gene encoding uncharacterized protein LOC128372589; the encoded protein is MLFLPAAALCCLCSALVAMAAQLIQDGLTLTKRAGETVSFSCRGTEQCYSYGYVLWYQKKDTETFTVILNIDISSGRVDKDRYNHPQKDDFSAAKNQTIYELQIQTVQLSHSATYYCSCVKREDEYYIFGSGTKLFVVEQVVKPVVSVYTAASRAHLEGKSSLLCLASAMSPPLVQFSWKRQKKNGPLEELTSAEGEELELRDPGRSASILLLHQQEDSTYKYRCDVKHEGETVEAQTEQEVPAPAASCPPERESADLPALQQADLLFQSQCRVLLLCVLYTVLIVKSLVYCCGLSLLMILRNEGPSTNCTHAD